One Salinimonas marina DNA segment encodes these proteins:
- a CDS encoding monovalent cation/H+ antiporter complex subunit F: MNALYLGAGIAFLVTMALALARAFVGPTVFDRILAVNMFGTKAVLLVALIAFFSGREDLLDIALLYSLLNFIGVVAALRLVERGRFFASTDNTDPDEEHKQP, encoded by the coding sequence ATGAATGCATTGTATCTGGGCGCGGGCATCGCGTTTCTGGTCACTATGGCCCTGGCTCTGGCGCGCGCCTTTGTCGGCCCAACCGTATTTGATCGTATTTTAGCGGTGAATATGTTTGGAACAAAAGCGGTACTGCTGGTCGCGCTCATCGCCTTTTTTTCAGGCCGAGAAGATCTGCTGGATATTGCTTTGTTGTATTCATTGCTGAATTTTATCGGGGTGGTGGCTGCACTTCGCCTGGTCGAGCGCGGTCGCTTTTTTGCCAGCACCGACAATACGGATCCGGATGAGGAGCACAAGCAACCATGA
- a CDS encoding Na+/H+ antiporter subunit E, which produces MKSTIRLAIILCALWVLLSGHFSILLLSLGAASVALVLWLDWRMDEIDHEQFHIPVSTDLFMFIVRLSRLVVMSNIDVCLRIYGIRKATPTFREIPLPFDNPLSQVIYANAVTLTPGTVSMVVEKDTLLIHSISAEGAQDLADGNMSDIIPRIKQSDVRIVAPRNKRKTL; this is translated from the coding sequence GTGAAATCCACCATCAGGCTGGCGATCATACTCTGTGCGCTATGGGTACTATTGTCTGGTCACTTCTCTATTCTTCTGCTCAGCCTGGGTGCTGCCTCAGTGGCGCTGGTATTGTGGCTTGACTGGCGCATGGACGAAATTGACCACGAGCAATTTCATATCCCGGTCAGCACCGATCTGTTCATGTTTATAGTACGGCTAAGTCGATTAGTGGTCATGTCGAATATCGACGTGTGTCTGCGCATTTACGGCATTCGCAAAGCGACCCCCACCTTTCGTGAGATCCCCCTGCCCTTTGACAATCCGTTGTCCCAGGTTATCTATGCCAATGCTGTCACTCTGACGCCCGGCACGGTAAGCATGGTGGTAGAAAAAGATACGCTGCTGATTCACAGCATCAGTGCAGAAGGCGCTCAGGATCTGGCCGACGGCAACATGAGTGATATCATCCCGCGCATCAAGCAGTCCGATGTGCGGATTGTCGCGCCCCGTAACAAAAGAAAAACACTATGA